CGTGCGCCTGGCCGCCAGCCAGGGCCACCTGCTGCTGCAGGATGCCCCGCGCGACCCCTATCTGCGTGCCCTCGCCCCGCTCGTGTCGCGCCTGGATCCGGCCGCCTGCCCGGTCCAGCCGCATGGCCTGCGGGAAAGACTCTCCCTTGCCCTGGGTGGATCGCAATGGAAGACAAGGTAACCCCGTTCCCGCATGCCGTTGCCCGCCCGGTGCTGCCCGAAACTCCCCCGGGCCACCTGCCGTTCGCGCAGACCGAGCAGTACCAGAAGGTGCTGTCGGCCGCGCATGAGCATCTGCTCAACAGCATCGAGGACGAGCGCATCGACATCGATTCCTGGGCCCCTGACACCATCGCCCGCTGGGTGCAGGTGCAGACCGTGGGCTTCATCCAGGAATGGCGCATCCCGATCAACGAGGAAGAGATGCAGGTGGTCGCGGACGGGCTGGTCAAGGAGCTGACAGGTTTCGGCCCGCTCGACGACCTGCTCCACGACCCCTCCATCGAAGACATCCTGATCAACGGCTTCAAGGACGTGCACGTTTCGCAGGGCGGCCAGCTCAGGCGCGCCACCCAGCGCTTCACCGATGACACCCACCTGCTGCGCATCCTGCGCCGCATCCTCGCGCCGCTCGGCCGCCGACTGGATGATTCCAACCCGATGGTCGACGCGCGCCTGCCCAACGGCGGCCGCCTCAACGCGATCATCTCGCCGCTGGCGGTGGACGGACCGATGGTGTCCATCCGCAAGTTCCGCAAGGATCCGTTCACCCCCGACGAACTGCTCGCCAAGGGCACCTTCGATGCGCCGATGCAGGCACTGCTGAAAGCGATGGTGCTGGGCCGCTGCAACATCCTGGTTTCCGGCGGCACCAGCTCGGGCAAGACCTCGCTGCTCAATGCCCTGGCCAGCTACGTGCCGGCCAACGAGCGCGTCATCACCGTGGAAGACACCGCCGAGCTTTCGCTGAACCATCCGCACGTGGTGCGCCTGGAGAGCCGCATCGGCGGCGCCGAGGGCCAGGGTGCGGTCAGCATCCGCGATCTGGTGCGCAACAGCCTGCGCATGCGCCCGGACCGCATCGTGGTCGGCGAAGTGCGTGGCGCTGAGGTGCTGGAAATGCTGCAGGCGATGAACACCGGCCATGACGGATCGATGGCCACCATCCACGCCAATACACCTCGCGATTGCCTGTACCGCATCGAGATGCTGGCCGGCTTTGCAGGCTTCCAGGGCAGCGAGGACAGCCTGCGGCGGCAGATCGCCAGCGCCATCGATTTCATCGTGCAGATTTCGCGGCTGGGCAGCGGACGTCGGGTACTGGTCTCGATCACCGAGATCACCGGGGTCAGCGACAACCTGATCACCACCCAGGAGATGTTCCGGCACGAGGTGCAGATCGACGGTACCGGCCGCGAGACCGACCGCTGGATCGGCCTGGGCTTCCATCCGCATTCGCACAAACTGGAGCCGTTCCGCCAACAGCTGCGCGAATCACTCTACGGGGACTTCTGAGCATGAGCACCGGCCTGCTGCTGGGCGTGTTGAGCATCATCTCGGTGCTGCTGGCGCTGGCCGTCTGGCTGTGGGGCACCGCCAGCAGCCGCGAGCAGCGCCAGGCCTCGTTGCAGCATGCCGAGCAGCAGCTGGCGCGCGGCAACGCCGCCGGTGCGGTTCCGGCCGGGCCCTCCGTTGCCGCGGCCAACGATTCCTCCCGCCCCGCCAGCGGTGGGAACCGTGTACTGCCCTGGGACGGCGTGCTGCAGCGCGCCGGCCTGCAGCCGGGCTGGAAGTTGCCACTGATGCTGTTGGTGCCCGGCGTTGCGCTTGCGGTCGTCGCGGCGATTCGGCTGGGCACGGCCTGGATGTTCCCGCTGACCCTGGTGCTGTACCTGCTGGGCTGCTGGCTGTGGGTGATGCGCCGGATCACCAGGCTGCGTGCGCAGCTGCTGCACCAGATGCCGGACTTCCTCGACAACCTGGTCCGCCTCACCGCGCTGGGCAACAGCCTGCAGGCCGCGTTCCAGGTCGCTTCGATGCAGACCAGCGCCCCGCTGCGTGGCCTGCTCGACACCACGGTGCGCTATGCGCGCAGCGGCATGGACCTGGATCGCGCGTTGAGCCTGGCCGCGCAGCCGTATCGCATGGACGTGCTGAAGGTACTGGCGGTGGTGATCGGGGTGAGCGTGCGCATCGGCGGCCGCGCCGACCAGATCCTGCAGCGCATGGGCGACTTCATGCGTGACCTGGAGCAGGCCCAGCAGGAGCTGGCGGCCACCACCTCGGAAACGCGCATGTCGGCCTGGGTGCTGGGGCTGCTGCCACCGGCCAGTGCGGTGCTGATGGCGATCTCCAGCCCGGCGTTCTTCCAGCCGGTGCTGCATGACCCGCTCGGCCACAGGATCCTGCTGATCGCACTGGGCCTGGAACTGCTCGGAGCGTTCCTGCTGTACCGCCTGGCCAAGTCTCTATGACCGCCCGCAGCCGCCACGGAGGCGCCCGATGAGTGCCAATGCCTGGTTCGCACTCTCACTGCTGGTGTTGGCGGCCGGTGTCGCCCTGCTCGGCATTGCCGGCTGGGTGCGCAGCCATCGCGAGCACCGCACCTCGGCCACGCTGAAGACCGCCCTGCAACCGCGTGACGAAACCCGTGACAGCGAGGCC
This portion of the Stenotrophomonas sp. WZN-1 genome encodes:
- a CDS encoding CpaF family protein — translated: MEDKVTPFPHAVARPVLPETPPGHLPFAQTEQYQKVLSAAHEHLLNSIEDERIDIDSWAPDTIARWVQVQTVGFIQEWRIPINEEEMQVVADGLVKELTGFGPLDDLLHDPSIEDILINGFKDVHVSQGGQLRRATQRFTDDTHLLRILRRILAPLGRRLDDSNPMVDARLPNGGRLNAIISPLAVDGPMVSIRKFRKDPFTPDELLAKGTFDAPMQALLKAMVLGRCNILVSGGTSSGKTSLLNALASYVPANERVITVEDTAELSLNHPHVVRLESRIGGAEGQGAVSIRDLVRNSLRMRPDRIVVGEVRGAEVLEMLQAMNTGHDGSMATIHANTPRDCLYRIEMLAGFAGFQGSEDSLRRQIASAIDFIVQISRLGSGRRVLVSITEITGVSDNLITTQEMFRHEVQIDGTGRETDRWIGLGFHPHSHKLEPFRQQLRESLYGDF
- a CDS encoding type II secretion system F family protein; translated protein: MSTGLLLGVLSIISVLLALAVWLWGTASSREQRQASLQHAEQQLARGNAAGAVPAGPSVAAANDSSRPASGGNRVLPWDGVLQRAGLQPGWKLPLMLLVPGVALAVVAAIRLGTAWMFPLTLVLYLLGCWLWVMRRITRLRAQLLHQMPDFLDNLVRLTALGNSLQAAFQVASMQTSAPLRGLLDTTVRYARSGMDLDRALSLAAQPYRMDVLKVLAVVIGVSVRIGGRADQILQRMGDFMRDLEQAQQELAATTSETRMSAWVLGLLPPASAVLMAISSPAFFQPVLHDPLGHRILLIALGLELLGAFLLYRLAKSL